The Guyparkeria halophila DNA window ATCACCACGCCGCTGGGCGAGATGTTCATGTTCACCATCGATGGCGGCGACCTCTCGCTCGCCGAGCGGCGCTCGCTGCTCGACTGGGTGATACGCCCCGCCCTGCGCACCGTACCGGGCGTGGCCGAGGTCAACGCCCTGGGCGGCTACGTGCGCACCTTCGAGGTCTCGCCCGACATGGCGAAGATGAGCGCCCGCGGTGTCACGCTCGAACAAATGCGCGACGCGCTGGCGCGCAACAACAAGAACGACGGCGCCGGCCGCCTCCGCGATGGCGAGGAGACCCTGCTGGTGCGCGTGGAGGGAAGCGTCACGCAACTGGACGACCTGCGCGAGATCGTCGTGGCGACCACGGCGGGCGGAACCCCCATCCACGTCACCGACGTCGCCGACGTGCAGATCGGCAGCCTGACCCGCTACGGGGCCGTCACCAAGAACGGCGAGCGCGAGGCCGTCCAGGGGCTGGTGCTCGGCCTGCGCGGGGCGAACGCCCGCGAGGTGGTCGCCGGCGTCCAGGCCAAGCTCGACGAGCTCGCCCCCACCCTGCCGGAAGGCGTCACTATCGATGTCTTCTACAACCGCGGCAACCTGGTTGACCGGGCCGTCCACACCGTCACCAAGGCGCTCACGGAGGCGATCGTCCTGGTGCTGATCCTGCTGGTGGTGTTCCTCGGCAACCTGCGCGCCGCGATCACGGTCGCCCTGATCCTGCCGCTGGCCGCCTTGGTGACCTTCATCCTCATGGATCGGATGGGCATGTCGGCCAACCTGATGAGCCTCGGCGGGCTGGCGATCGCGATCGGCATACTGGTCGACGCGGCCGTGGTGGTGGTCGAGAACGTCGTCGCGCACCTGGCGCGGGAGAAGGAGGCCAAGCGCCTCCCCCGCCTGCACGTGATCTACCGGGCCGTGCGCGAAGTCGCCGCGCCGGTGACCGCCGGGATCCTGATCATCGTGATCGTCTTCCTGCCGCTGCTCACCCTGCAGGGGCTGGAAGGCAAGCTGTTCAAGCCGGTCGCCCTGACCATCGTCTTCGCCCTGGGCAGCTCGCTACTGCTCTCGCTCACGGCCATCCCGGTGATCAGTTCGTACTTGCTGCGCAACGTCTCGCACGGCGAGCCCTGGCTGGTGCGCCAGCTGCACAAGATCTACACCCCGGCCCTGGGCTGGTCGCTGGCCCACCCGAAGGTCATCGGCATCGTCGCCGTGGCCGCCCTGGGTGCCACGGCCGCGGCCTACACCCAGATCGGCAAGATCTTCATGCCCACCATGAACGAGGGCGACGTCATCGTGCAGCTGGAAAAGCTGCCCTCGATCTCGCTGGAACAATCGGTCGCCCTGGACAAGCGTTTCCAGCAAGCCCTGATCCAACGGGTGCCGGAAGTCACCGGCGTAATTGCCCGCACCGGCTCGGACGAGCTGGGCATGGACCCGATGGGACTCAACGAGACGGACGGCTTTTTGGTGCTCAAACCGCGCGACCAGTGGCGTTTCGAGACCAAGGAGGAACTGATCGACGCCATCCGCGCGGTCCTGGCCGACTTTCCCGGTATGGCACACGCCTTCACCCAGCCGATCGAAATGCGCGTCTCGGAAATGCTCACCGGCGTGCGCGGGGACCTGGCCATCAAGCTGTTCGGCCCGGATCTGGACGTACTCAACGAGAAGGCCCAGGCCATCGCCGAGACCGTGCGCGGTGTCGACGGCGCCTCGGATGTCTTCTACAGCCGCAACGAGGGGGTGCAGTACCTGAAGATCACGGCCGACCGGCAGGCCGCCGGCCGTTTCGGTCTGGCCATCGAGGAATTGCAGACCCTGCTGCGGGCGCAACTCGAGGGCAAGGACGTCGGCACGGTCTACGAGGGCATGCGACGCACGCCGTTGATGATCCGCGGCAGCCGCGAGATAGCCGACTCGCCGGAGGCCCTGCGCGAGATGCTTATCAGCCTGCCGGACGGTCGCCAGGTGTCATTGACGGCACTGGCCGGCATCGAACGGGTCGAGGGCCCGGTGCAGGTCGAACGCGAACTGGGCGAACGTTTCGTCGTGGTCGCTGCGAACGTCAGCGGTCGCGATCTGGTGGGCTTCGTCGAGGATGCCCGCCAGGCGGTGGCCGACAACGTCTCTCTGGACACCGGCTATCGCCTGGCCTGGGGTGGCCAGTTCGAGAACCAGCAACGCGCGGCCAAGCGGCTCGGCCTGGTCGTACCGGTCTCGATCGGCCTGATCTTCCTGCTGCTGTTCACCACCTTCGGCTCGATCCGCCAGGCCATCCTGGTGCTGCTCAACATCCCCTTCGCGCTGATCGGCGGCGTATTCGGCCTGTGGATCTCCGGGGAATACCTGTCGGTACCGGCATCGGTGGGTTTCATCGCCCTGCTGGGCATCGCGGTGTTGAACGGCGTGGTGCTGGTGAGCTACTTCAACCAGTTGCGGGCACTGGGGCTGTCGCTGCACGAAACCGTGGTCGAGGGCGCCAAGCGACGCCTGCGCCCGGTGCTGATGACCGCCTTTATCGCCGCCTTTGGTCTGATCCCGCTGCTGTTCGCCACCGGCCCGGGCTCGGAGATCCAGCGGCCACTCGCCGCCGTGGTCATCGGCGGGCTGGTGACCTCCACCCTGCTCACCCTGGTACTGCTGCCCATCCTCTACCGCCGCTTCGGTGAAGCGGCCCCCAAAGCCGTTCGCAAGGGAGCCGAATCATGACTGACGTACTGCTGACATTGATCGCCCGCCCGGACGTGGAGGAAATCGTGATCGACTGGCTGCTGGGCCGGGAGGAGCTGTCTGGCTTCACCGGCGAGGCCGCTTGGGGTCACAGCCGCGAGCACGGGCGCTTCAATCTCGTGGAGCAGGTCACCGGTCGCCAACGTCGCGCCGTATTCCACCTCAAGCTCGACCAGCAAGAGGCCGAGCCGCTGCTCGAGGCGATGCGGGATGATCTGGCGGGACTGGGTCTGCGATACTGGCTCGTACCCATGCTCGACAGCGGAGTGATCGCATGACTCGTCGCGATGCGCGGTTCCCCAAACGCCTGGCCCCGTGGATGCTGCTCGTGCCGGTCGCGACGGTGATGTTCGCCGGCCCGGTGGCCGTGTCGCCGGCCAGGGCCGATCACAACCAGGTGCTGGAACTCCACCAGCAGGGCAGGATCATCTCGCTGGTCGAACTGCTCGAGCGGGCGCAGGCCATCCATCCGGGACAGATGGTGGAGGCCCGTCTCGACGAGGACAGCCTGGTCTACGAGATCACCGTCTACGGCGAGGACGACCACTACCACGAGATGTACTTCGATGCCCGGGACGGACGCCTGCTCTCTGAACACGAGGAGGACGAGGAATCCTTCCATGATGACGATCATCACGAGGACCATTACCGCGATGATTAACCGATGAGGCTGCTACTGGCCGAGGACGATGCCTCGCTGGGCGCCGACCTGCAGGCGCGCCTGCGCGAGCACGGCTATGCGGTCGACTGGGTACGCGACGGCGACGAGGCCGCCTGGCTCGGGGCCGAGAAGGTCCACGACCTGGTCGTCCTCGACATCGGCCTGCCGGGCAAGAACGGACTGTCGGTCCTGCGGGAATGGCGCGACCAGGGTCTGGACCTGCCCGTGCTGCTGCTGACTGCCCGGGATGCCTGGTTCGAAAAGGTCGAGGGATTCGAGGCCGGCGCCGACGATTATCTCGCCAAGCCGTTCCACCTCGAGGAACTGGTCGCCCGGTTGCGCGCCCTGTCGCGACGCGTGACCGAGCATCCTGCCGACCTGATGCAGTCGAACGCCCGTCTCGCGCTGGACGAGGACCGCCAGCAGGCGCTCATCGAGGGCAGGCCGGTGAAGCTTACGGGCACCGAGTTCCGCCTGCTGCGCTACTTCGTCCACCATGCCGGCCACGTCCTGTCGAAGAGCCGCCTGGCCGATCACCTCTACGAGCTGGACGACGACCGCGATCCCAACGTGATCGAGGCCTACGTCACGCGCCTGCGTCGCAAGCTGGGCCGCGAGTGGATCGAGACGCGGCGCGGCCAGGGCTACGTATTCCACCGCGCACCGGACGGGCAGTCGTGAACCGCCTCAAACCGCGTCATATCCAGACCCGCCTGACACTCTGGCTCCTGGCCAGTGTGCTGGTGCTGGTCGCGGTATTCTGGCTGGTCACCGCTCGGGCACCCGTGATGCTCACCGAGCACTACGTCGTCGATCGGCTTGCCCATGACGCCGAGACCCTGGTCGTCGGTCTCGAACCCGGCGGGAACACGCCCCGACTCGATCCGACCTACGCCAACCCGATCTACGAACGTCCTTACTCCGGGCACTATTATCAGCTCGACGCGGGCGGCACCACGTTGCGCTCGCGCTCGCTGTGGGATTTCGACTTCCAGCCCAAGGCAGTCGAGTCATTCCCCGCCACCTACCATGCGGTCGGGCCGTCGGATCAGCCGTTGCTCGTCTACGCCGACCGAATGCAGAAGCAAGGCACCTGGGTCGAGGTCCACGTGGCCGAGGATCTCTCCACGCTGATGGAACGGATCGAGACCTTCCGCTGGCGTTTTGCCATCGTGGCGCTGATCATCCTCGGCATCATGCTGGTTGCCCAGCGGTTGATCGTCCGGGCGAGCCTGCGCCCGCTCGACCGGGTCCAGCGGGATTGCCGCCGCCTCCAGGAAGGCGAGATCGACCGGCTGGACGAGGCCGTCCCGCCAGAGCTTCAGCCGATGGTCGGGGAGATCAACCACCTGCAGGATGCGATGCAACGTCGGCTGTCCCGCTCGCGCAAGGCACTCGGCAACCTCGCCCACGCCCTCAAGACCCCGATCACGCTGATCGATCAGGTACTGCAACGCTCCCGCGACGACCTGCCGCCGGAGACCGCCGAGCGGCTCGCCGAAGGCGTCGCCCGCATGCGCCAGATCACGGACCGGGAATTGCGCCATGCCCGCATGGCGGGCGAATCACGCGGCGGCGAACGCTTCGACGTGGAGCGAGAGCTACCCCGGCTGCTCGGCATGTTCCGGCACCTGCACCCGGGCAAGCACTTCGCCCACCGGCTCGACTGCCCCGCAGGCGCGCTCCTGCGCGCCGACCGCGAGGACATGTACGAGCTGCTCGGCAATCTGCTGGACAATGCGGCGAAATGGGCCGACCGCCGGATCGAGGTCGAGATGAGCCTTCGGGAAGACGGCTGGCGTATCGAGATCGCCGACGACGGGCCGGGCGTCCCCGAAGGCTCGCTGCGGGAACTCGCCCAGCGCGGCACGCGCATGGACGAATCCCGCGACGGGCACGGCCTGGGACTGGCCATCGTCCGCGAGCTGGTCGAGCTCTACGGCGGGCACTTGTCGTTCTCTCGCTCACCGGCACTCGGTGGGCTTGCCGTCGAGATACGCCTGCCCTGAACGGGCGGAAAGGTGGCACCCCATTACGCAAACAGGCCGGGACAAACGCCCGGCCTGATATTTCTATGACGCTCGGCAATCGGGAAAACCACGGTGCCATGCGACCGTTGGCGACCGTTGGCGACCGTTGGCGACCGTTGGCACCGCAGGCCGATCGCCGAATCCCTGCCTACCGTCAGCCTTCCTTGCCCAGTACCAGCTCGCCATCGGCCACGTCCACCGTGACGGTCTGTTCGGGCAGGTATTCGCCCTTGAGGATGGCCTGGGCCAGCGGATTCTCGAGGCGCTGCTGGATGGCCCGCTTGAGCGGCCGGGCCCCGTAGACCGGATCGAAGCCCGCTTCGCCCAGGGCATCGAGTGCCGCGTCACTGAGCGACAGCCCGATCTCACGATCCGCCAGCCGCTTGCGCAGGTACTCGATCTGGATATCGACGATCTGGCGGATCTCGCGGCGATCCAGCGGGTGGAAGACCACCACGTCGTCGACGCGGTTGATGAACTCGGGCCGGAAGTGCTGGCCGACGATCTCGAGCACCTCGGTCTTCATCTGCTCGTAGTCGGCATCCTGACCGGCCAGTTCCTGGATCCGCTGGCTGCCGAGGTTGGAGGTCATCACGATCACCGTGTTGCGGAAATCGACCGTCCGTCCCTGCCCGTCGGTCAGGCGGCCGTCATCGAGCACCTGCAGCAGGATGTTGAAGACGTCCGGGTGGGCCTTCTCCACCTCGTCGAGCAGGATCACCGAGTAGGGCTTGCGGCGCACGGCCTCGGTCAGATAACCGCCCTCCTCGTAACCGACGTAGCCCGGCGGCGCCCCGACCAGCCGCGCCACGGAATGCTTTTCCATGAACTCGGACATGTCGATGCGCACCATCGCCTCTTCGGTATCGAACAGGAAGGTCGCCAGCGCCTTGGTCAGCTCGGTCTTGCCCACGCCCGTGGGGCCGAGGAACATGAACGAGCCGTTGGGGCGGTTGGGGTCGGACAGGCCGGCGCGCGAGCGGCGGATGGCATCGGACACCGCCACGACCGCCTCGGACTGGCCGATGACGCGCTTGCCCAGTGCCTCTTCCATGCGCAGGAGCTTGTCCTTCTCGCCCTCGAGCATCTTGGCGACCGGGATGCCGGTCCAGCGCGAGACCACCTCGGCAATCTCCTCGGTGCCGACGGTGCTGCGGAACAGCTTGGGCTGCTCGGTCTCGGTCTGCTCTTCCTGGGTCTGCGCCTCGGCCAGCTCGCGCTCGAGCTCCGGGATGCGGCCGTACTGCAACTCCGACATCCGCGTGAGGTCGCCCGCCCGGCGCGCGGTCTCCAGTTCGGTGCGCGCCCGGTCGAGCGCTTCCTTGATGTGCGTCGTGCCGGCAACCGCCGCCTTCTCCGCCTTCCAGATCTCCTCGAGATCCGCGTATTCGCGCTCGAGCTCGCCGATCTCCTCCTCGAGGTTGGCCAGACGCTTCTTGCTCGCCTCGTCGGATTCCTTCTTCAATGCCTCGCGCTCGATCTTGAGCTGGATCAGGCGACGCTCGAGGCGGTCCATCGACTCGGGCTTGGAGTCGATCTCCATGCGGATGCGGCTGGCCGCCTCGTCGATCAGGTCGATCGCCTTGTCGGGCAGCTGCCGGTCGGTGATGTAGCGCTGCGACAGCTGGGCGGCGGCCACGATCGCCGGGTCGCCGATCTCGATGCCGTGGTGCACCTCGTAGCGCTCCTTGAGGCCACGCAGGATGGCAATGGTGTCCTCGGTAGAGGGCTCGTCGACCAGCACCTTCTGGAAGCGGCGCTCGAGCGCGGCGTCCTTCTCGATGTACTGGCGGTACTCGTCGAGCGTGGTCGCACCGATGCAGCGCAGCTCGCCGCGGGCCAGCGCCGGCTTGAGCATGTTGCCCGCATCCATCGCCCCGTCGGCCTTGCCGGCGCCGACCATGGTGTGGATCTCGTCGATGAACAGGATCACCCGGCCCTCGGCCTTGCCGATGTCGTTCAACACGCCCTTGAGACGCTCCTCGAAATCACCGCGGAACTTGGCCCCGGCGAGCAGCGCGCCCATGTCGAGCGCCAGCACACGCTTGTCCTTGAGACCTTCGGGCACCTCGCCGTTGACGATCCGCTGGGCCAGCCCCTCGACGATGGCGGTCTTGCCCACGCCGGGCTCGCCGATCAGCACCGGGTTGTTCTTGGTGCGCCGCTGCAGGACCTGCACGGCGCGGCGGATCTCCTCGTCCCGGCCGATCACCGGGTCGAGCTTGCCCTGCTCGGCACGCTCGGTGAGGTCCTGGGTGTATTTTTCCAGCGCCTGGCGGGCGTCCTCGGCGTTGGGGTCATCGACCGACTGCCCGCCGCGCAGCTTGTCGATCGCTTTCTCGATCGCCCCCTTGGCCGCGCCCGCCCGGCGCAGCGTCTCCCCCAGCTCGCCCTTGTCCTCGATCACGGCGAGCACGAACAGCTCGCTGGAGATGTACTGATCACTGCGCTGCTGCGCCAGCTTGTCGGTGACGTTGAGCAGGCGCGAGAGGTCGTTGGAGATGTGCACCTCGCCGGCCTCGCCACCGGAAACAGCGGCCAGGCGGTCGAGCATCTCGCCCAGCTGCGAGCGCAGCAGGTTGACGTTGATATCGGACTGCGTCAGCAGGTGACGCACGGTGCCGCCTTCCTGGTCGAGCAGCGCCACCATCAGGTGAACCGGTTCGATGAACTGGTGGTCCTGGCCCACGGCCAGCGACTGCGCATCGGCCAGCGCCGTCTGGAACTTGGCGGTCAGTTTGTCCATCCGCATTGCGTGCACCTCGTATGCCGTCGAAATTCATGTAACTGCCTACGAATGTAGGCCCGGCATCACGGGATTCAAGAGGTGGGGCGTCCGGCAGACGGCTCAGCTCCCGCCCACGGCGACCGGCCCCTCGGGCTCCGATGCCGGCGTCCTTTCCGCAGGCGCGCCCCGCCCGGCGACAGACCGACCGTCCCACTCGATCACGTCGAGCCTGCCATCCACGTGCTCGACCAGCGCCGAACAGCCCTCGACCCAGTCGCCACTGTTGGCGTAGGTCACCCCGTCGCCGTCACGGAGGTTGGCGTGGTGGATGTGGCCGCAGACGATCACGTCCACGCCCTCGTGTCGGGCATGCGCCAGGGCCGCGGCCTCGAAACGCCCCACGTGCGCCATTGCGCCGGGGACGCGGGTCTTGATCGCGCGCACCAGGGCCCCGTGCCGCTCGCTGCCGCCCAGACGCCGGCCGAGCCGATCGAGCCGCAGCAGGCACTCATAACCCAGATTCCCCAGGCAGCGCGCGACCAACGAGGGGGCGATCTGGTCGTCGAATTCGTCGCCATGCATCACCAGCGCCCGGCGGCCATCGGCAAGCGTGAGGCGCATTTCCCGGTGGATCGACACCCCGGCGAACGTCTGACCGACGAACGCCCGGAAACAGTCGTCGTGGTTGCCTGGCACGTAGGCAACTCGCGTGCCCGCCTCGACCAGTGCACCGAGTTGCCAAAACAATTCGCTCTTGGCCGCCGACCAGCGCCAGCGACGGCGTTGCATCTGCCAGACATCGAGCAGGTCGCCGTTGAGGATCAGGGTCTCGCAGTGAATCGAGGCGAGGAAATCGAGCAGCCGGTCGGGACGGGCGTCCGGCGTACCCAGGTGCACGTCGGAAATGATGACCGTGCGATAGCGGGAACATGGGCGGTGGGCTTCCATAAGACACCTCCGTGCTGAGGGAGCCCGACCGTTATCGCGCAACCAGGTGACCGCTCCATGTCAGCCAGATCACGCGTCGACGACACTCACCGCTGCCGGATCGCCAGGGCGGTAACGGTGACGATGATGACGACCATGCCGAGCCACTGTAACGGGGCGAGCGACTGGCCCAGCACCGTCAGGCCGAAGAGCGAGGCGGTGACCGGTTCGACCGCGGCCACCAAGGCCACGGCAACCGGCGTGGCCCGTCTCAGGCCGAGCACGTAGAACACGAACGAAAGGCCCGCGCCGAACAGCCCCAGCAGCAGGAACAGGTGGACATCGTCGGACAGCGAGGCGGCCACGACCTTTCCCGGATCGACCAGCGGTGCCATTACCAGCAGAAATACCAGGAAGGCCACCGCCAGAACCTCCACCGACGAGGTGTGGAGCGCCGCATTCCGAAAGCCGAACAGGAACACCGCATAGGAGACGCCGGCGGCAATCCCCGCGGCTACACCGGCGAAGGACAGCCCCGCCAGATTTTCACCGCCGACAAGCTGGGTCAGTAACGCCACGCCCAGCAAGACCGAACCGATCGCCGCCACGAACCCGGGGGTCAGCCGCACGGCGCCGGTCGTCAGGGCGACCAGGTAGACGTAGACCGGCGCGGTGTACATGAGGGTCACCGCGACCGCGACATTGGCCTGGGAGATGCTGAGGAAGTAGAAGATGAAGTTGCCCGCGACCCCGAGGCCGGCGAGCGCCGACCAGAGGATTGCGCGCCGGTCGGGCAGCGGGATAACGGCAAACCTCGCCAACCACCAGGCAGCGAAACAGAGAAAGCCGACCACGCCCCGGTAGAAGGAAACGATCAGCGGGTCCCAGCCTCGCTCGATGAGCACGGCGGCAATCCCGCCGGATACGCCCCAGAGGAAGGCAGCAAGAATGACCAGCGCTATGCCCATGCGCACCCCTCCTCGGCGGGAGGTCGACTCCACCGCCGGCAGACGCGCGAGCCGGCTGGAGGGACCCGTACCTCAGGGAACGTAGCAGAGAGGTGCCCGGAACGCGTTCCGGTGCGACGCCATCAACGCTCGCGCAGATCCGCGTGGCGGCTCACCAGCCGGTCGAGGAACAGGATGCCATCGAGGTGATCGATCTCGTGCTGGGCGATGCGCGCCTCGAAGCCCTTCATCTTGAACGTGACCGTGCGCCCCTCGATATCCTGGGCGGTCAGCTCGATGGTCTCGGCGCGGATCACCTTGCCGGTGTAGTCGGGAATGGACAGGCAACCCTCGCGACCGACGGCGAAGCCCTTCCAGTTGGTGATCGCCGGATTGACCAGGACCAGGGGGCCGTTGTTGTCCACCGGGCGTTTGGCGCGCGTGGCGTCGACCAGGCACAGCCGCTGCATGCGGCCCACCTGCGGGGCGGCGATGCCCACGGCCGAGGGCCCCAGGTCCGCGGTGTGCTGCAGGTGTTCGGCAAATTCCCGCAACTCCGGGTCGAATTGCTCGACCGGCTCGCAGACCGTTTTCAGACGCTCGTCGGGGTACGTCAGGATCGGCAGTGGCTCCACGCTCACCCCCGCATCGTCTCGAGCGGGGTGACACGCACGGTCAGCCCCTGATCGGCGAAACGCGCCACGCATTGCTCGATCGGCTCGATGCCCTGACTGCTCTCGCCGTCGATCTGCATGATGTAGATCGGCTTGTCACTCGAGCCGCCCACGTCCGAGCGCAGGTCGAGGATATTCATGCCGGCCTCGAGCAGCGCGGCGGTGACCTCACTGACAATGCCACTGCGGTCGGCGCTGTGCACGATCACCGACACGTCCGGCTCGCGGTGCTGATGCAGGGCCGCGTCGATCTCGTCGACATGCAGCTTGAGGCCGAAATCGGCCCGGGTGGATTCGAGCAGACCGGCCACCTCCTCGGGGTTGCCGGCGCCACGCACCATCATCATGATCGCGAACTGGTTGCCCAGCCGCATCATCGCTGTCTCGCCGAGCTCGGCGCCCACGCCGAACAACACGCGGGTGACATGAGCGACGATGCCGGGCCGATCCGCCCCGACCAGGGTCAGCAGGAGCCAGGGTTGCGTCATTTCGGTCTTCCTCTTGTCAGTCTTTTTCACGCCAGACCAGGGTGGCCATCCGGCCGGTCTCGCCCTGGTCGCGGCGATACGAGTAGAACAGGTCGGACAGCGCGTAGGTGTCCCGATCGCCGCCAAACACCCGCGTGATCCCCTGCCGGCGCAGGCGGGAACGGGCCAGGGCGAACAGGTCGGCGTGGTACTTGCCGGCCTCGGCCGCGCCTCGGAAGGCGGAGGCATCGGCCGGATATTCGCGCATGAACGCCTCGCGCACCTCGTCGCCGACCACGAAATGCGCCGGGCCGATTGCCGGGCCCAGCCAGGCCATCAACTCGTCGCCGGCCACCGAGAAGCGATCGACGGTGCGCTCGATCACGCCGGCGGCCAGGCCACGCCAACCGGCATGGGCGACGGCCACCTCGCTGCCGTCGTGGCTGGCAAGCGTCACCGACAGGCAGTCGGCCGTCAGCACCGCCAGCACCTCGCCGGGGCGATTGGTATAGGCCGCATCGCCCTCGGGCCGATCCGTCGGCACCTGCGGCCCGACCACCGTGGTGCCATGCGTCTGGTTCAGCCAGCGCGGCGGTTC harbors:
- the pgeF gene encoding peptidoglycan editing factor PgeF; translation: MSGIPTDAPEGSRFIEATWPAPGGVRAGVTTRVGGHSRPPFDGFNLATHVGDEAQTVAANRAELAEMLALPEPPRWLNQTHGTTVVGPQVPTDRPEGDAAYTNRPGEVLAVLTADCLSVTLASHDGSEVAVAHAGWRGLAAGVIERTVDRFSVAGDELMAWLGPAIGPAHFVVGDEVREAFMREYPADASAFRGAAEAGKYHADLFALARSRLRRQGITRVFGGDRDTYALSDLFYSYRRDQGETGRMATLVWREKD